One region of Salvia miltiorrhiza cultivar Shanhuang (shh) chromosome 3, IMPLAD_Smil_shh, whole genome shotgun sequence genomic DNA includes:
- the LOC131016077 gene encoding uncharacterized protein At1g51745 — protein sequence MGSSETGGVVDCSVGSIVWVRRRNGSWWPGKILGPEELSSSHITSPRSGTPVKLLGREDASVDWYNLEKSKRVKAFRCGEFDDCIERAEAAQGMPPKKREKYARREDAILHALELERQLLEKKYGKSGNSSNGRRKSPDAVTSSECLENGAGNRIDPGSDQLSERLGLSVVEKNGTDQHPCEEMVKDVNQPSGDDDSAGALPRMRGLQDLGLRTTPPTREEHSGVAISRAKRSRNAYLTYDSGDCSNDNQTLTTQMEIPVSKFEESSYQADAGEDRISRSTEDTETDCSETDSVESDSDEEMAALSDGADSIELQPKYPRSIEAHEEHGSISSSDDFDEMAYADGLSHHLPHGYVSNSVEVSKWQLKGKRNNRNVGKRYPDRTDAELSKGYANSRNSNWSSGGFKADPIDKSSRNQLSRYGSTGLHSSNETADLDSFAWNNQSTMRGYWEDSQEYVDPFFVGRHHFDGRTMLIDVDLKVQANNYRRDVPMISLMSKLNGHAIIGHPIQIEALESGLSENHVSTTDYFHPEPLETPALPSVWRTGRRTANSRVPRPFLNGESKQHSLFIDQDARLKGSMMQRSFPQYPMDRKFSRNSPKKSSPSSNQKIRSLSSIASDEQHQSDPRNDEGNFQVGGLIKTGNLPTTVACIPVNLVFSRLHEELVGRHQ from the exons ATGGGTAGCTCAGAAACGGGAGGAGTGGTGGATTGTAGTGTGGGGAGTATAGTTTGGGTCCGACGACGAAATGGGTCTTGGTGGCCAGGAAAAATACTTGGGCCTGAAGAGCTTTCATCGTCTCATATAACATCCCCGCGATCAGGAACTCCAGTCAAGCTTCTAGGGAGGGAGGATGCCAGTGT GGACTGGTACAACTTGGAGAAATCAAAACGTGTAAAGGCTTTCCGATGTGGTGAGTTTGATGACTGCATAGAAAGGGCTGAAGCTGCTCAGGGTATGCCTccaaagaaaagagagaaatatGCACGCAGAGAAGATGCAATATTGCATGCTCTTGAATTGGAGAGGCAACTGTTGGAGAAGAAATATGGCAAATCAGGAAATTCGTCTAATGGCCGACGAAAATCGCCGGATGCTGTTACTTCTTCAGAATGCTTGGAAAATGGCGCAGGAAATCGAATAGACCCCGGATCTGACCAGCTGTCGGAGAGGCTTGGTTTATCTGTTGTAGAAAAGAATGGGACAGACCAGCATCCATGTGAAGAGATGGTCAAGGATGTAAATCAACCGAGTGGTGATGATGATAGTGCTGGTGCACTACCTCGGATGAGAGGGTTACAGGACTTAGGTCTCCGGACTACTCCACCAACTA GAGAGGAGCATTCTGGAGTCGCAATATCTCGGGCGAAGAGGAGTAGAAATGCTTACTTGACATACGATTCCGGGGATTGTTCCAATGATAATCAAACTCTAACCACTCAGATGGAAATACCAGTTTCAAAGTTTGAAGAAAGCAGCTATCAAGCTGATGCTGGTGAAGACCGCATTTCTCGGTCTACGGAGGATACTGAAACAGATTGTTCAGAAACTGATTCTGTGGAGTCAGATTCAGATGAAGAAATGGCTGCTCTATCTG ATGGCGCAGATTCTATAGAATTACAACCTAAATATCCAAGGAGTATTGAAGCACACGAAGAGCATGGAAGCATTAGCAGTAGTGATGACTTTGATGAAATGGCATATGCTGATGGCTTGTCTCATCATTTACCCCATGGCTACGTATCAAACAGCGTGGAGGTTTCCAAGTGGCAGCTCAAAGGGAAAAGAAATAACCGCAATGTTGGGAAAAGGTATCCTGACAGAACTGATGCCGAGCTTTCCAAAGGATATGCGAACAGCAGAAACTCCAACTGGAGCAGTGGTGGTTTCAAGGCTGATCCAATAGATAAAAGTTCAAGGAACCAACTGTCCAGGTATGGATCAACAGGACTACACAGTTCCAATGAGACCGCTGATTTGGATAGCTTTGCTTGGAATAATCAGTCAACCATGAGAGGATATTGGGAGGATTCACAAGAATATGTAGATCCTTTCTTTGTCGGTAGGCATCATTTTGATGGTCGGACCATGTTGATAGATGTGGACTTGAAAGTCCAGGCTAACAACTATCGGAGAGATGTCCCAATGATCTCGCTGATGAGCAAACTCAACGGGCATGCGATAATAGGTCACCCTATACAAATCGAAGCTCTTGAAAGTGGTTTGTCCGAGAATCATGTATCTACAACCGATTATTTTCATCCTGAACCTCTGGAGACTCCTGCACTTCCTTCGGTGTGGAGGACTGGTCGCAGGACTGCAAATTCCCGTGTCCCCCGCCCGTTTCTGAACGGTGAGAGCAAGCAGCACAGTTTATTCATCGATCAAGACGCTCGTCTGAAGGGAAGTATGATGCAGAGGAGCTTCCCCCAGTATCCTATGGACAGAAAATTCTCAAGAAACTCACCCAAGAAGAGCAGTCCGTCGTCCAACCAAAAGATACGAAGTCTTTCATCGATTGCATCAGACGAACAGCATCAGAGCGACCCTAGGAATGACGAGGGCAACTTTCAAGTGGGCGGGCTGATCAAAACTGGGAATCTGCCCACAACAGTTGCTTGTATACCGGTTAACTTGGTATTTAGTAGGTTACATGAGGAGTTGGTTGGTCGCCACCAATAA